The DNA region CTTCAATGGCAATCGCTGATTACCTTATAAAAGGATCTAAAAAATCAAGTAAAAAATAAAAATTGAATTTATATGCTGAAATATATAAAATAGTGCAATAAATCTAAAAAAAGGAACATAAAATAATGCAGATTTTTGTCTTAATAAATATTGGTTTTATGCTAGGTTTCGTTGTGGCAATACCTACCGGCGCCTGCCAGATAGAGGTTGCAAAAAGGTCTTTGCATAACCATCTTATATCTGCGCTTATGGTTATTGTAGGCGTTGCAACCGGGGATATGCTTTACGGTTTAATAGCTTTTTTTGGCCTGGCGCCTTTCCTGGAGAACAAAATTGTAGTTGCCGCTTTTGAAATGGTAAGTATGCTTCTGTTATGGTTATTGGCGTATTTAACGCTTAAACAGAGCGCTAAACCTCATATCACTCATATGGATATCCAGATTTTGCGAAGCAAAAGGGTGGGCTATGTAACCGGTTTTCTTTTAAGTCTTGCAAATCCCTTGATGATTTTCTGGTGGCTTATCGGAGCAAAAATAATAATGGATTTAAAAGTAATCGGAAAATTTACTT from Elusimicrobiota bacterium includes:
- a CDS encoding LysE family transporter, with the protein product MQIFVLINIGFMLGFVVAIPTGACQIEVAKRSLHNHLISALMVIVGVATGDMLYGLIAFFGLAPFLENKIVVAAFEMVSMLLLWLLAYLTLKQSAKPHITHMDIQILRSKRVGYVTGFLLSLANPLMIFWWLIGAKIIMDLKVIGKFTSYDSVIFLFSGVLGMGAYLSVLAFILHWAKKFISLKTIQKINFAMGIALIILSLYFLYRSIQTFLS